The following coding sequences lie in one Rutidosis leptorrhynchoides isolate AG116_Rl617_1_P2 chromosome 6, CSIRO_AGI_Rlap_v1, whole genome shotgun sequence genomic window:
- the LOC139855308 gene encoding protein FAR1-RELATED SEQUENCE 5-like has translation MVVMYLINGDLNEVQFQEDRLGSIFNVHEATNFNSFLVDSELCDLPLGEIHISVTFDLCIHHQYSSSSSSHILMDSTSIAYSTSIAQSDVHVITNSSTESAADSVPDTFSSTNSVCRNHFLSSYEDEGPDEKKLWFPNVPDHFNPVIGSVFRSWQDCLYFYDLYAEAAGFNIKKASENKDEDGSIIYQVYRCNRAGRPAPKALVPPAIVNPPAIVNPSQFSPDTHSSFPDKPAKRKRQRRKVSNRKSSSIKVECEACIRFKLFEGKIVIFKFFEGHTHKLITERNRNLLNKRRKFDPEHMKFLFKLSTRSNIGGFKAHTLFSALCGGIDNVGPLPVDFNNFHRDLIQSLGDTDAHIAIEQLLMKKNTLPNFSVEYYCDHNNFLRGVFWADNIFKLNYKEFSDIVGFDATYGTNMYNMVFVPLTGVDNHKKLVIFGAALLASESIESFSWFLDCFLKVFGTEPGLVSTDQDPSMLEAIKIKFKTAQHRLCMWHISQKLEKKVGRELFSNKDFRKQMNNIFWNQELNAEKFEKCWQHVLDEFGLHDVDWFKDMYAMKEKWIPCFFRDTPMAGLMRTSSLCDSENSFFIKCKNKHSKLVEFFSRFDVVVEKQRHNNTILEFEMDNRSINCVTNKLIELHARDFYTPTMFLLVQEEIFQSSISCVQISSTIEENEDKQLCVIEEKFSLPRLNWKYRVTFDVKTAEASCSYLLFTREGRLCRHIFYVYHVHDVVAIPMVHLLRRWSKEVSETFNSIFVYSDDKSESKKIINHVFNKLRKVSSLYRDDLDKLVSFRDKFDVLIGDFLGSTSDEPSTSTRGEHINRLWGFSKPVNSNIRAPENIRNKVQRRSNRILSSKEVAVKKHVKTRACKRCGIHGHNVRTCTTDLTQVHNAKNKGKNFNDFELEDESEEEDEDLAYEDQDSDSD, from the exons ATGGTTGTTATGTACTTAATTAATGGAGATTTGAATGAGGTTCAGTTTCAAGAGGATCGGTTGGGTTCTATTTTTAACGTACATGAGGCTACAAACTTTAACTCTTTCCTTGTTGACTCTGAACTATGTGATTTGCCATTGGGAGAGA TACATATTTCTGTTACTTTCGATCTCTGTATTCATCATCAATATTCatcgtcttcatcatcacatatactCATGGATTCAACTTCAATCGCATATTCAACTTCAATTGCTCAATCTGATG ttcatGTTATTACGAATTCGTCTACTGAATCAGCTGCTGATTCTGTTCCTGATACGTTTTCAA GCACCAACTCTGTCTGTAGAAATCATTTTTTGTCTTCTTATGAGGATGAAGGTCCTGATGAAAAGAAATTGTGGTTTCCTAATGTTCCAGATCATTTTAATCCTGTTATTGGTTCCGTTTTTAGATCATGGCAAGATTGTTTATATTTTTATGACTTATATGCTGAGGCTGCTGGGTTCAATATTAAGAAAGCTTCTGAAAATAAAGATGAAGATGGTTCAATTATTTACCAAGTTTATAGGTGTAATAGGGCAGGTCGTCCTGCCCCAAAAGCTCTTGTTCCCCCTGCTATTGTTAATCCACCTGCTATTGTCAATCCATCTCAATTTTCCCCTGATACTCATTCTTCCTTTCCTGATAAACCTGCAAAGCGAAAGCGTCAGCGTAGGAAAGTGTCTAATCGTAAATCTTCTAGTATTAAGGTTGAATGTGAAGCTTGCATTAGATTCAAACTTTTCGAGGGTAAGAttgttatttttaagttttttgagGGGCATACTCACAAACTCATAACTGAAAGGAATAGGAATTTGTTGAATAAAAGGAGGAAGTTCGATCCTGAACACATGAAATTTCTTTTCAAACTCAGTACTCGATCAAATATCGGTGGATTTAAAGCTCACACACTTTTTAGTGCTCTTTGTGGTGGTATTGATAATGTTGGTCCTTTGCCTGTAGATTTCAATAATTTTCATCGTGATTTGATCCAATCTCTAGGTGATACTGATGCACATATTGCTATTGAACAACTGCTTATGAAGAAAAATACTTTACCTAACTTCAGTGTCGAGTATTATTGTGATCATAATAATTTTTTACGTGGGGTTTTTTGGGCTGACAATATTTTTAAGTTGAACTACAAAGAGTTTAGTGATATTGTTGGCTTTGATGCTACATATGGTACAAATAT GTATAACATGGTTTTTGTACCTCTCACTGGAGTTGATAACCATAAGAAGCTTGTTATTTTTGGAGCTGCTTTATTAGCTAGTGAAAGCATAGAATCGTTTAGTTGGTTTCTTGATTGTTTTCTCAAAGTTTTTGGTACTGAACCGGGCTTAGTGTCTACTGATCAAGACCCATCAATGTTGGAGGCTATTAAAATAAAGTTTAAGACTGCGCAGCATCGGTTATGTATGTGGCATATCAGTCAAAAACTTGAAAAAAAG gTTGGTCGTGAGTTGTTTTCAAATAAAGATTTTCGTAAGCAAATGAATAACATATTCTGGAATCAAGAGTTGAATGCTGAAAAGTTTGAAAAGTGTTGGCAACATGTTTTAGATGAATTTGGCTTGCATGATGTCGATTGGTTTAAAGATATGTATGCTATGAAGGAGAAGTGGATACCGTGTTTTTTCCGAGATACACCAATGGCTGGATTGATGAGAACGTCATCACTTTGTGATAGTGAAAATTCATTCTTTATAAAATGCAAGAACAAGCATTCTAAATTGGTTGAGTTTTTTTCACGCTTCGATGTTGTAGTTGAAAAGCAGCGACATAACAACACGATTCTCGAGTTTGAAATGGATAATAGATCTATTAATTGTGTTACCAATAAGCTGATTGAGTTGCATGCTAGGGATTTTTATACACCAACCATGTTTCTGTTAGTTCAAGAAGAAATATTTCAGTCTTCTATCTCTTGTGTGCAAATCAGCTCAACCATTGAAGAGAATGAAGacaaacaattatgtgtaattGAAGAGAAATTTTCTCTTCCTCGTCTAAACTGGAAATATAGG GTTACTTTTGATGTTAAAACTGCTGAAGCCAGCTGTTCGTATTTGCTTTTTACACGTGAAGGTCGTTTATGTAGGCACATATTTTATGTGTATCATGTTCATGATGTTGTTGCTATCCCTATGGTTCATTTGTTGAGGAGGTGGTCAAAGGAGGTATCTGAAACATTTAATTCCATTTTCGTCTATTCTGATGATAAGTCTGAATCCAAAAAGATTATCAATCACGTTTTCAACAAGCTTAGGAAGGTTTCCTCTTTATATCGAGATGATCTAGATAAACTTGTTAGTTTTAGAGATAAGTTTGATGTCTTAATTGGCGATTTTCTTGGTTCTACTTCTGATGAGCCTTCTACATCTACTAGAGGTGAACATATTAATAGACTATGGGGATTCTCTAAACCAGTCAATTCGAATATCCGTGCTCCGGAGAATATTAGAAACAAAGTTCAACGTAGATCAAATCGGATATTGTCTTCCAAAGAAGTGGCTGTTAAGAAACATGTTAAGACAAGAGCTTGCAAGCGTTGTGGTATTCATGGTCACAATGTTCGGACTTGTACTACTGACCTCACTCAAGTACATAATGCAAAGAATAAAGGAAAAAATTTCAATGACTTTGAATTAGAAGACGAAAGCGAGGAAGAGGATGAAGACCTTGCATATGAAGATCAAGATTCTGATTCTGATTAA